A region of the Bacteroidales bacterium genome:
TGAATTGTTCGGGTTCTTTTGCCATCATTTCGTTCGATTCTTCGAACGATAAGCCTACAGGATAATAGCCTCCTGCAAAAGGATTATGTAATGAAGTTTGGTCGCTACCTAGTTCAACATCAATATTTTCGTTAACCAAACGTTCCCACAAATCAACAATGTTGCCATGGTAAGCAATCGAAATAGCTTCTTTATTTTTTTTAGCTTTTACAATTCGAGGGATTAAGTTATCTAAATTGTCGTAAACTTCATCGACCCATCCTTGAGTGTAGCGGGTTTCAATTGCTTTTGGATTTACTTCTGCAATTACTCCAACAGCGCCTGCAATAACAGCCGCTTTGGGTTGAGCTCCCGACATGCCACCTAAACCACTAGAAACAAAAAGTTTACCCGATAAATTTTCGCCATGTTTGCTTATAATTCTACCTGCATTTAATATGGTAATGGTGGTGCCATGAACAATACCTTGAGGACCTATATACATATACGAACCTGCTGTCATTTGTCCGTATTGAGTTACACCAAGTGCATTGAATTTTTCGTAATCGTCTTTTGAAGAATAATTTGGAATCATCATGCCATTTGTAACCACTACACGGGGAGCGTCTTTGTGTGATGGAAACAATCCCATAGGATGTCCCGAATACATTACTAATGTTTGTTCGTCGGTCATCTCGCTTAAATATTTCATGGTAAGCAGATATTGTGCCCAGTTCTGAAAAACAGCTCCATTGCCACCATAGGTAATAAGCTCATGTGGATGTTGCGCTACGCGTTTATCGAGATTATTCTGAATCATGAGCATGATGGCTGCAGCTTGTTTTGAATTGTGAGGATATTCGTCGATAGGGCGTGCATACATTTCGTAATCGGGTCGAAAACGATACATATAAATTCGCCCATAGGTGTTCAATTCATTTAGAAATTCGGGGGCTAAAATGGCATGAAATTTTTCAGGAAAATATCGAAGAGCATTTCGAAGGGCTAATTTTTTTTCATCTTTAGTTAAAATATCTTTACGTTTAGGAGCGTGATTGATGCTAGGATCGTAGGGTTTTGGTTCTGGTAGGTTGTCTGGTATTCCTTGACGAATAAGTCTTTTAAATTCTTCTTTTGAAATCATAATTTCTTCAATTTTGGGTGTAAAGATATAAAAAACAAATATTGTTTTTGAAGATATTTTGTCAATATTCAAAAACTTCTTTAGTAAGTTTTAAATAAATGTTTTTTAAAAAGAAAATAAAGCTTAAGATAATGACAAATCCTAAAATAATACCTCCGATGGTGAGCGAATATTTTAAGCTAAGTTTGTCTGATAAATAGCCTAATATGGGTCCTACAACTGAGAAAACAATACGAATAAAAAAGTTGCGAATTGAAAGTACTGTAGCCCGAATATTAGATGGCGTAAATTGATTTATGTTATTTTTTAAAATAGGTGTGGCTATTCCACGGGCGATATAAAAAATAAACAATAAAATTATTCCTGACCAAAAAGGTAACCAGCCTAAAGCTAAAAATCCGATAATGATAATAAAATTAAAAAATAAATGTACCTTTTTTTCACCAAAAGTATGTTGTATTTTATATGAGAATAACGATGCTATGCCAACAGTTAGATTCAGTAACGTCCACAAAATACCAAAATAAGCAGCAGGAACAGTATTCATAATAAACCAAGGCTGGACAAACCAAGCCATAGTTAATGTTGATACTCCTATAAACGAAGAATAAAGGATATTCCAAAATAAGACTTGTGTTTTAATAGAGTATTTAACAACATTAAATATTTGTTTCCATCCTAATGCAATTCGGATATTACTACAATGAGGTTCTTTTAATAAAATAGCAGCAGGTATTGCTATTGCAGAAATTATTACTTGACCGTAATACGGATATCGAAGGCTATATATAGCCAGCAAACCTCCGATTATTCCAGCTATAGCTTCGGCAAAATTGCCTATAGAAATAATACGCCCTTCGAGCTTTAGGTATGCTTTTTCATTCTGGTCATCTCTTAAGCTGTCGTAAAGCATTGCAGAATCGGCTCCGGATATCATGCTTTGTCCAATACCAAGAGTTATTTCAGCAAAAACAAAACTCCAAAAACCTTCTGTAAAGGAATAAATAATGTAACCTAATAAGCCGAGCCATGCACCAATGAGGATGGTTTTTTTTCGGCCAATCACATCGGCAATGTAACCAGAAGGTATTTCAAAAACAACAATCGATATAGAATAAATACTTTGAAGAATAAATATTTCGTGCATACTAAGATGGTTGCTTTGATAAAATAGAACGATTATGGGCATTACGAGCATGAACCAATGGG
Encoded here:
- a CDS encoding urocanate hydratase, which encodes MSKEEFKRLIRQGIPDNLPEPKPYDPSINHAPKRKDILTKDEKKLALRNALRYFPEKFHAILAPEFLNELNTYGRIYMYRFRPDYEMYARPIDEYPHNSKQAAAIMLMIQNNLDKRVAQHPHELITYGGNGAVFQNWAQYLLTMKYLSEMTDEQTLVMYSGHPMGLFPSHKDAPRVVVTNGMMIPNYSSKDDYEKFNALGVTQYGQMTAGSYMYIGPQGIVHGTTITILNAGRIISKHGENLSGKLFVSSGLGGMSGAQPKAAVIAGAVGVIAEVNPKAIETRYTQGWVDEVYDNLDNLIPRIVKAKKNKEAISIAYHGNIVDLWERLVNENIDVELGSDQTSLHNPFAGGYYPVGLSFEESNEMMAKEPEQFKEMVYASLRRHVAAINTLSQRGMYFFDYGNAFLLEASRAGADILKSDGLFKYPSYVQDIMGPMCFDYGFGPFRWVCTSGNPDDLDKSDQIAGDVIEKLAKTAPQEIKQQMLDNLKWIREAKKNKLVVGSQARILYADADGRIEIAKAFNEAIKNGIISAPIVLGRDHHDVSGTDSPFRETSNIYDGSSFTADMAIQNVIGDSFRGATWVSIHNGGGVGWGEVINGGFGMVLDGTPDADRRLKMMLHWDVNNGIARRNWARNKGAIFAIKRAMEKEPLLKVTLPNFTNDQLIDSLF
- a CDS encoding MFS transporter → MNISSRNFYLLSLIKVSHWFMLVMPIIVLFYQSNHLSMHEIFILQSIYSISIVVFEIPSGYIADVIGRKKTILIGAWLGLLGYIIYSFTEGFWSFVFAEITLGIGQSMISGADSAMLYDSLRDDQNEKAYLKLEGRIISIGNFAEAIAGIIGGLLAIYSLRYPYYGQVIISAIAIPAAILLKEPHCSNIRIALGWKQIFNVVKYSIKTQVLFWNILYSSFIGVSTLTMAWFVQPWFIMNTVPAAYFGILWTLLNLTVGIASLFSYKIQHTFGEKKVHLFFNFIIIIGFLALGWLPFWSGIILLFIFYIARGIATPILKNNINQFTPSNIRATVLSIRNFFIRIVFSVVGPILGYLSDKLSLKYSLTIGGIILGFVIILSFIFFLKNIYLKLTKEVFEY